One Thermodesulfobacteriota bacterium DNA window includes the following coding sequences:
- the pdxA gene encoding 4-hydroxythreonine-4-phosphate dehydrogenase PdxA, translating to MIRILVSMGDPSGVGSEIILKSIPKIKKRSIPVIVGDLEVLKETGRILGMDISNLFLPYMEGKKGDVELIDLGLLKDVRYGLVNKDYGYAAYQYVFEGLKRVLNGEVYGIVTCPINKKSFELANIQFTGHTEMLGRLAGVNDYVMMLQNRKMRVSLVTTHVPFKEVPNLLSVERVFKTIYITHRSLVELFNIDSPNLKVCGLNPHAGEEGLIGDEEHIIVEAIERAKNLNIIVSGPYPADSVFSKIDCDAYVSMYHDQGLIPLKTIDFKRTVNVTLGLPFVRTSPGHGTAFDIAGRGIADPTSFIEAYLLAEKLTKNLLTKSHDKD from the coding sequence TTGATTAGGATACTCGTTTCGATGGGTGACCCTTCTGGGGTAGGAAGCGAAATAATACTTAAATCGATTCCCAAGATAAAAAAGAGGAGCATCCCTGTTATTGTTGGCGACTTGGAGGTTTTAAAAGAGACAGGGAGAATACTCGGGATGGATATTTCCAATTTGTTCTTGCCTTACATGGAGGGCAAAAAGGGAGATGTGGAACTTATAGACCTAGGTCTTCTAAAAGATGTAAGGTACGGTCTTGTTAATAAGGATTACGGGTACGCGGCTTACCAGTACGTTTTTGAGGGGTTAAAGCGGGTTCTAAACGGGGAAGTTTATGGCATAGTTACCTGCCCCATAAACAAGAAGTCCTTCGAGCTTGCAAACATCCAATTTACCGGGCATACCGAGATGCTTGGCCGGCTGGCTGGTGTTAATGACTACGTCATGATGCTGCAGAATAGAAAAATGAGGGTCTCACTTGTTACAACCCACGTTCCTTTTAAGGAAGTACCGAACCTACTATCGGTCGAAAGGGTCTTCAAGACCATATACATAACCCACAGATCTCTTGTAGAACTATTCAATATCGATTCGCCTAATTTAAAAGTTTGCGGATTAAACCCACACGCGGGAGAAGAAGGCCTTATAGGAGATGAGGAGCACATAATCGTAGAGGCCATAGAAAGAGCAAAAAACCTAAATATTATTGTTTCAGGTCCGTATCCTGCAGATTCTGTCTTTTCAAAAATTGACTGTGATGCTTACGTATCAATGTACCACGATCAGGGACTCATTCCACTAAAGACCATTGACTTCAAAAGAACCGTGAACGTTACACTTGGTCTTCCATTCGTTAGGACATCCCCCGGTCACGGTACGGCTTTCGATATAGCCGGTAGAGGGATTGCCGATCCTACAAGCTTTATTGAAGCCTACCTTTTAGCTGAGAAGCTTACAAAAAACCTTTTGACAAAGTCTCACGATAAGGATTAA
- a CDS encoding 4Fe-4S binding protein, with amino-acid sequence MKTESLGTDEIGYPVKIFLEFDPFVAVNVIIANRSFLNVSFFFVFTLFSAIFLGRVFCGWVCPFGFLNDLVGKIKEKRKEKEKCWFSVKYYLLFLVFGGSVFSIQLSGFLDPLSLLIRSFTITVYPAVNFVFEGIVDLIYSVDILTGLRETLYHFLKTTILPKRPLHFQQSLFIGIFFFFLLGLNLLEKRFWCKYLCPLGALLGLFSLFPLIKRSIGEGCLGCERCENLCCGGLKLKDGSWSGSECIQCFECENVCSKGTIKHGPSAFLERIDVGRRNLVLSFLLGGALSPILKVNPLSAERYFNPKLIRPPGSLPESEFLKRCIRCGQCMKVCPTGGLQPSFWESGLLGLWTPILIPKIGYCEFRCTMCGKVCPTGAIRNLSPEEKAKVKIGLAFIDKSRCLPYAFGISCIVCEEVCPTPKKAIRFVEKQRKDKKEKMLIKLPVVDHRLCVGCGICEAQCPVGAIPAIYVVSIQESRSERNKIFLEF; translated from the coding sequence TTGAAAACCGAATCTTTAGGCACCGACGAAATAGGTTACCCGGTAAAAATATTCTTAGAATTTGACCCATTTGTGGCGGTAAATGTCATAATTGCGAATCGTTCTTTTTTGAATGTTTCCTTTTTCTTTGTCTTTACCCTTTTTAGCGCGATTTTCCTCGGAAGGGTTTTCTGCGGATGGGTCTGTCCTTTCGGTTTTTTAAACGATTTGGTGGGAAAGATAAAGGAAAAACGGAAAGAGAAAGAAAAGTGCTGGTTTAGTGTAAAGTATTACCTTCTTTTCCTCGTCTTTGGTGGGTCGGTTTTTTCCATACAACTTTCAGGGTTTTTAGATCCATTAAGCCTTCTTATACGTTCCTTTACTATCACGGTCTATCCTGCGGTAAACTTTGTTTTTGAGGGGATCGTGGATTTAATTTATTCCGTCGATATTTTAACCGGCTTAAGAGAGACTCTTTACCATTTTTTAAAAACTACCATCCTTCCAAAGAGGCCTTTGCACTTTCAACAGTCCCTCTTTATAGGAATATTCTTTTTCTTCCTGCTTGGACTTAATCTTCTGGAGAAGAGATTCTGGTGTAAGTATCTCTGTCCCCTTGGAGCCCTCCTCGGACTCTTTTCCCTCTTTCCCTTGATTAAAAGGTCGATAGGCGAAGGATGCCTAGGCTGTGAGCGATGTGAAAATCTTTGTTGCGGCGGATTAAAACTGAAGGATGGATCTTGGAGTGGATCGGAATGTATCCAATGTTTTGAATGTGAAAATGTTTGTTCAAAAGGCACGATAAAACATGGACCCTCAGCCTTTTTAGAAAGGATAGACGTTGGAAGGAGAAATCTCGTTCTTTCCTTTCTTTTGGGAGGTGCCCTGTCGCCAATTCTGAAAGTCAACCCACTTTCTGCTGAAAGATACTTCAATCCGAAACTCATAAGACCTCCAGGTTCACTTCCTGAAAGCGAGTTTCTCAAAAGATGCATAAGGTGCGGCCAATGCATGAAAGTTTGCCCAACGGGTGGACTTCAACCATCTTTTTGGGAGTCTGGTCTTTTGGGTCTTTGGACTCCAATTCTTATACCTAAGATAGGCTACTGTGAGTTTAGGTGCACAATGTGCGGGAAAGTTTGCCCAACCGGTGCAATAAGAAATCTATCCCCAGAAGAAAAGGCAAAAGTAAAGATAGGTCTTGCCTTCATAGACAAATCGAGATGTCTGCCGTACGCATTCGGGATATCATGCATAGTGTGCGAGGAGGTATGCCCCACACCAAAAAAGGCCATAAGATTTGTGGAAAAGCAAAGAAAAGATAAGAAGGAAAAGATGCTCATAAAACTTCCCGTTGTTGATCACAGATTATGTGTGGGATGCGGTATATGTGAGGCTCAATGTCCTGTCGGTGCTATTCCAGCTATATACGTTGTAAGCATTCAGGAATCACGCTCTGAGAGGAACAAAATCTTTTTGGAATTTTAA
- a CDS encoding ubiquinone/menaquinone biosynthesis methyltransferase encodes MGRKGTYLINKPEKEYAEMVRVMFSRVVNRYDLMNRLLSVGLDIYWRRKTVEAINLEENERFLDLACGTGDLGIFVAKAYPHVLVFAVDFNLDMISFAKKKIEKKKLNRFFNFAAADANNLPFKDESFDAVGIAFGLRNIPNRKNALKEMIRITKKGGKILILEMTAKGTLNHIFKFYIRHVMPFLARIFSSDPDAYFYLYDTISSFSSPEELKDELEWIGLKNVKIKRFWPGITYLFVGMRP; translated from the coding sequence GTGGGACGAAAAGGAACGTATCTCATAAACAAGCCCGAGAAAGAGTACGCGGAAATGGTACGGGTTATGTTTTCTCGGGTTGTTAACCGCTACGACCTAATGAACAGACTTTTAAGTGTGGGGCTCGATATTTACTGGAGGAGGAAGACCGTAGAGGCGATAAATCTTGAAGAGAATGAAAGGTTCCTAGATCTTGCCTGCGGTACGGGGGATTTAGGTATATTTGTTGCAAAGGCCTATCCGCACGTACTTGTTTTTGCGGTAGACTTTAACCTCGATATGATCTCCTTTGCGAAAAAAAAGATAGAGAAAAAAAAGCTAAATCGTTTTTTCAATTTTGCTGCAGCCGACGCGAATAACCTCCCATTTAAGGATGAAAGCTTTGATGCAGTAGGGATTGCCTTTGGCTTGAGGAATATTCCAAATAGAAAAAACGCCCTAAAAGAGATGATAAGGATCACAAAAAAAGGGGGAAAGATACTAATCCTCGAGATGACGGCAAAAGGAACCTTAAACCACATCTTCAAGTTCTACATAAGGCATGTAATGCCATTTTTGGCAAGAATCTTTTCTAGTGATCCTGATGCCTATTTTTACCTTTACGATACGATCTCGTCTTTTTCGTCTCCAGAAGAGCTAAAAGATGAATTGGAATGGATCGGACTAAAAAACGTCAAGATTAAAAGATTCTGGCCCGGGATAACTTACCTTTTTGTTGGGATGAGACCATAA
- the panC gene encoding pantoate--beta-alanine ligase produces MLFVTKVKEMQSLSESLRKTKTIGFVPTMGFLHEGHLSLIRTSKRMAEVTVVSIFVNPIQFGPQEDFERYPRDLERDKGILEKEQVDILFYPSVDEMYPEGYKTYVRVLEMEDYLCGRTRKGHFQGVATVVTKLFNIVKPHFAFFGEKDYQQLKIIERMVKDLNMDVNIIGCPVVRESDGLAMSSRNTYLSPEERQKAANIYVALREVQRLFLDGEKKAEKLIEAAHKILSSTSGLEIEYVEVVDTETLRKLSTVEDKALVALAVWIGKTRLIDNVILRRDRV; encoded by the coding sequence ATGCTTTTTGTGACAAAAGTTAAAGAAATGCAGTCCCTTTCCGAAAGCCTAAGAAAAACGAAAACGATAGGCTTTGTTCCCACAATGGGATTCTTACACGAGGGCCACCTCTCCCTTATCAGAACTTCAAAGAGAATGGCAGAAGTTACTGTTGTGAGTATTTTTGTAAATCCAATCCAATTTGGACCGCAGGAAGACTTTGAAAGATATCCAAGAGATCTAGAAAGGGACAAGGGTATACTCGAAAAAGAACAAGTCGACATTCTCTTTTATCCTTCGGTTGACGAGATGTATCCCGAAGGCTACAAAACCTATGTTAGGGTTTTGGAGATGGAGGATTATCTGTGCGGCAGAACCAGAAAGGGTCATTTTCAGGGAGTAGCCACTGTCGTGACAAAGTTATTCAACATTGTCAAACCACATTTCGCTTTTTTCGGGGAAAAAGATTATCAGCAGTTAAAGATAATCGAAAGGATGGTAAAAGACCTGAATATGGATGTGAATATAATCGGCTGCCCGGTTGTGAGAGAGAGTGATGGTCTTGCTATGAGCTCAAGGAATACTTATCTGAGCCCAGAAGAGAGACAAAAAGCCGCAAATATCTACGTTGCTTTAAGGGAAGTTCAGAGGCTTTTTTTGGACGGGGAAAAAAAAGCAGAAAAGCTTATAGAAGCAGCACATAAAATACTTTCTTCTACTTCGGGTTTGGAGATTGAGTATGTGGAAGTGGTGGATACGGAGACCTTAAGGAAGCTAAGTACTGTCGAAGACAAAGCTTTGGTCGCTTTGGCTGTTTGGATAGGGAAAACGAGACTTATAGACAACGTAATTCTTCGGAGGGATAGAGTATGA
- a CDS encoding aspartate 1-decarboxylase, whose translation MMRAMMKSKIHRATVTESNIDYEGSITIDEALMEEANLLPYEQVDVYNITNGERFTTYVIKGEKNSGTICINGAAAHKAKKGDLIIIVSYAYYDERELSSFEPKKVYVDEKNRVLRK comes from the coding sequence ATGATGAGAGCTATGATGAAATCTAAGATTCACAGAGCTACCGTAACAGAAAGTAACATAGACTACGAGGGAAGTATAACTATCGACGAGGCTCTCATGGAGGAGGCCAATCTGCTCCCGTATGAACAGGTCGATGTCTATAACATCACAAATGGTGAACGCTTTACAACTTACGTGATAAAGGGTGAAAAAAACTCAGGAACCATTTGTATAAATGGAGCAGCTGCTCATAAGGCGAAGAAAGGTGACCTTATAATAATTGTTTCCTACGCTTACTACGACGAAAGAGAACTTAGCTCTTTCGAGCCAAAAAAGGTTTACGTGGATGAGAAAAACAGGGTTTTACGGAAATAA
- the panB gene encoding 3-methyl-2-oxobutanoate hydroxymethyltransferase, giving the protein MEKVTVPLIKQRKNKEKITMLTAYDYCFAQILDEAGIDIILIGDSLGVCVLGYPTTIPVTISDMIHHAKPVVRAVKRALVVIDMPFMSYQESVEMAKRNAGRMIKESGAEAVKIEGGEKMKDVIKALVDIDIPVMGHIGLTPQSYYALGGYKVQKEEERLIKDAKAVEEAGAFSLVLECIPRQIAKRITQELTIPTIGIGAGPECDGQVLVTHDLLGLLGEFRPKFVKRYVNLKDIIKKSVEDFIAEVKGGVFPDDSHSFH; this is encoded by the coding sequence ATGGAGAAAGTTACGGTACCACTTATAAAGCAGAGAAAGAATAAAGAGAAGATCACGATGCTTACGGCTTACGATTATTGCTTTGCGCAGATTCTCGATGAGGCAGGAATAGACATTATTCTTATTGGCGATTCTCTTGGGGTTTGCGTTCTTGGTTATCCGACTACAATTCCTGTTACGATCTCAGATATGATCCATCACGCAAAGCCTGTAGTAAGAGCGGTAAAAAGGGCTCTTGTCGTCATAGATATGCCCTTTATGTCATATCAGGAAAGCGTAGAGATGGCAAAGAGAAACGCGGGGAGGATGATAAAAGAGAGTGGAGCAGAGGCGGTAAAGATAGAAGGTGGTGAAAAAATGAAGGACGTCATAAAGGCCCTTGTGGACATAGACATTCCTGTCATGGGACACATAGGTCTCACGCCTCAGTCTTATTACGCCTTAGGTGGTTATAAAGTCCAAAAAGAGGAAGAAAGACTAATTAAGGACGCAAAGGCCGTCGAGGAAGCTGGTGCCTTCTCTCTCGTACTTGAATGCATACCTAGACAGATAGCAAAAAGGATCACACAAGAGCTCACAATCCCAACAATCGGGATAGGGGCAGGACCTGAATGCGACGGCCAAGTACTTGTCACCCACGATCTTCTTGGACTCCTTGGAGAATTCCGGCCAAAATTCGTAAAGCGGTATGTGAATTTAAAAGATATCATAAAGAAATCTGTAGAGGATTTTATAGCTGAGGTAAAAGGTGGTGTCTTTCCTGACGATTCGCATTCCTTCCATTGA
- the mgtA gene encoding magnesium-translocating P-type ATPase, which yields MKNTQDLRVKNRNEGILIELCRLPQEAILKRLGTRPEGLSSDEALYRLEKYGPNELSHLRRLTFYENILGRFKNPLVIQLLIIAFVSAIIGEIKSTVVVTLMLFLSVGLSFIFDDRSAKAVEALGKQVATRASVLRDGVETEIKLSEVVPGDIVILKAGSIIPADLRLIAARDFFVNEAALTGESMPVEKVVEANDLNYNSALELPNACFFGTHVVSGTAKGVVIHTGKDTLFGSISEKLLKGREETSFDKGIKSFTYMMTKVMAVLVFCVFLLVGITKGNWIQALLFGLAVAVGLTPQMLPMIITVNLAKGALSMAKKKVIVKRLPSIQNFGAMDILCTDKTGTLTQNRVVLKKHVDIIGKTSEEVLQYAYLNSYFQTGLKSLIDSTILEHVNLDVSSCKLVDELPFDFQRRRMSVVVDYEGSHVLICKGAVEEIYACCTHYQIDDHIYPLIDLIRADLFEDVEALNRDGFRVLGIAYREFPREKKTFTVEDESNLILLGYIAFYDPPKDSAIQAIRLLKERGVRIKVLTGDNGLVTKKVCEDVGLKAEKLITGGELSSLDAEAFAKAVEEYDIFVKLSPVQKEQIVRQLRANGHVVGFLGDGINDAPAMKAADVGISVDTAVDVAKESADIVLLEKSLGVLEEGIVEGRKVFANIVKYIRMGSSSNFGNMFSVVGSSYLLPFLPMQPIQVLTNNLLYDLSQTAIPTDNVDKEVVEKPLKWNIEGIRKFMMFIGPISSIFDYLTFALLWFVFGCGMYTLPGVAEEVKLASERLFQTGWFVESLLTQTLIIHVIRTKKVPIIESFPSIPLFVATLTIMAIGVYLPYSPFAESLGFVPLPPTYWLWIILFLASYCLLTHRVKVWFFKRYGGE from the coding sequence ATGAAGAATACCCAAGATCTCAGAGTAAAAAATCGCAATGAAGGAATACTCATTGAACTTTGTAGGCTCCCCCAGGAGGCTATTCTAAAAAGACTGGGTACAAGGCCTGAAGGTCTTTCATCCGATGAAGCCTTATACAGACTTGAAAAATATGGACCGAATGAGCTTTCCCACCTAAGGAGGCTCACCTTTTACGAAAATATTCTAGGCAGGTTCAAAAATCCGCTTGTCATCCAGCTTTTAATAATAGCTTTCGTTTCCGCAATAATCGGTGAGATCAAATCAACAGTTGTTGTGACTCTCATGCTCTTTTTGAGTGTTGGGCTCTCCTTTATCTTCGATGATAGATCTGCAAAAGCTGTGGAAGCTTTGGGAAAACAGGTAGCCACGAGAGCTTCAGTATTAAGGGATGGAGTTGAAACTGAGATCAAGTTATCGGAGGTTGTACCTGGCGATATCGTGATCCTCAAAGCGGGTTCAATAATTCCGGCTGATCTCAGACTAATTGCCGCACGGGACTTTTTCGTTAATGAGGCAGCCCTCACCGGAGAATCCATGCCGGTTGAGAAGGTGGTAGAAGCGAACGACTTAAACTACAATTCCGCCCTCGAATTGCCGAATGCATGCTTTTTTGGAACGCACGTTGTAAGCGGAACGGCAAAGGGGGTGGTGATCCATACAGGAAAAGACACACTTTTTGGATCTATATCTGAAAAACTATTGAAGGGGAGAGAGGAGACGAGTTTTGACAAAGGGATTAAATCCTTTACTTACATGATGACAAAGGTCATGGCAGTTTTGGTATTTTGTGTATTTCTCCTTGTTGGCATAACGAAGGGGAATTGGATACAGGCCCTCCTTTTTGGACTTGCAGTGGCTGTTGGTCTTACGCCCCAGATGTTACCCATGATAATCACCGTAAATCTCGCGAAAGGCGCACTGAGCATGGCGAAAAAGAAGGTGATCGTGAAAAGGTTACCCTCCATTCAGAACTTTGGTGCAATGGACATTTTGTGTACGGATAAGACAGGCACCCTCACCCAGAATCGGGTCGTGTTGAAAAAGCACGTCGACATAATCGGAAAGACAAGTGAGGAGGTTTTGCAGTATGCCTATCTCAACAGTTACTTTCAAACAGGATTAAAGAGCTTAATAGATAGTACCATTCTTGAACACGTAAATCTGGATGTGAGTTCATGCAAACTTGTGGATGAGCTTCCATTCGACTTCCAAAGAAGGAGGATGTCGGTCGTTGTCGATTACGAGGGTTCACACGTTCTCATATGCAAGGGGGCCGTTGAAGAGATCTATGCCTGTTGTACTCACTACCAGATAGACGACCATATCTATCCACTCATAGATCTTATAAGAGCCGATCTTTTTGAAGATGTGGAAGCGCTAAATAGGGACGGATTTAGGGTCCTGGGAATAGCATATAGGGAATTTCCCAGAGAGAAAAAGACCTTCACAGTTGAGGATGAGAGTAACTTAATTCTCCTCGGATACATAGCTTTTTACGATCCCCCAAAAGACTCGGCGATTCAGGCCATAAGACTCCTAAAGGAAAGGGGTGTGAGGATAAAGGTTCTTACAGGTGACAACGGGCTTGTCACAAAAAAGGTGTGCGAAGACGTGGGCCTCAAAGCTGAAAAACTCATCACAGGGGGTGAGCTTTCATCTTTGGATGCGGAGGCTTTCGCAAAAGCAGTTGAGGAATATGACATATTCGTTAAACTTTCACCTGTGCAGAAGGAACAGATTGTTCGTCAACTTAGAGCCAACGGCCACGTTGTGGGATTCTTGGGGGACGGCATAAATGACGCACCGGCCATGAAGGCAGCAGATGTCGGTATCTCTGTAGATACGGCGGTGGATGTAGCTAAGGAAAGCGCGGATATAGTCCTTTTGGAGAAGAGTCTGGGAGTACTAGAAGAAGGAATAGTCGAGGGGAGAAAGGTTTTTGCAAACATAGTGAAGTACATAAGGATGGGATCGAGTTCAAATTTTGGAAACATGTTCAGTGTTGTTGGATCGAGTTACCTTCTTCCGTTTTTACCGATGCAACCAATTCAGGTTCTCACAAACAACCTCCTCTATGACCTTTCGCAAACTGCAATCCCTACTGACAATGTGGATAAGGAAGTGGTTGAAAAGCCTCTCAAGTGGAATATCGAAGGGATAAGAAAATTTATGATGTTTATCGGGCCTATAAGTTCAATTTTCGATTACTTGACCTTTGCACTATTATGGTTCGTTTTTGGATGTGGAATGTACACTTTGCCAGGAGTAGCTGAAGAAGTAAAACTTGCTAGTGAGAGACTATTCCAGACGGGATGGTTTGTGGAGTCGCTTCTCACTCAAACCCTGATAATACACGTTATAAGAACGAAGAAAGTGCCAATAATCGAAAGTTTTCCATCCATCCCGCTTTTTGTTGCAACTCTAACGATAATGGCAATAGGAGTATACCTTCCCTATTCCCCTTTTGCGGAAAGTTTAGGATTTGTTCCTCTTCCTCCGACATACTGGCTATGGATAATTCTATTTCTTGCCTCATATTGTCTTCTCACCCACAGAGTAAAAGTTTGGTTTTTCAAAAGATATGGAGGTGAATGA
- a CDS encoding PTS sugar transporter subunit IIA produces the protein MDSLLDALQEGRLFELPENEKKDALQFLAHVIEAFPEIPPDTDVVGLVMKREETVNTALGKGWACPHARVPFEEDLKCVVGWSPQGIEYGAPDGKPVHLIVMYLVPENQRNHYLREVSMIAKAIETYPDVEKIRYVSSLNDVRNYLLDLIDSTKETIGPDSRARMIRLQARPQKEAYIFHDLSNLIIEPMTIVAVPKTKPLILTHNPALLEQLQWSEDLVEKIENEGVFHAGGWRILRKASNTYQGGIVTYDCIGVKLKENLTK, from the coding sequence ATGGATTCGCTACTCGATGCCCTTCAAGAAGGAAGACTCTTTGAGTTACCAGAGAACGAAAAGAAGGATGCATTACAGTTTCTTGCTCACGTAATAGAAGCTTTTCCAGAAATCCCCCCCGATACTGATGTTGTGGGACTGGTAATGAAGAGGGAGGAAACTGTAAATACTGCTCTGGGCAAAGGATGGGCATGTCCACATGCGAGAGTTCCATTTGAGGAAGATCTTAAATGCGTGGTAGGGTGGAGCCCCCAGGGTATCGAATATGGAGCTCCCGATGGAAAACCTGTCCACCTGATCGTCATGTACCTCGTCCCGGAAAACCAAAGAAACCACTATCTCCGCGAAGTTTCAATGATCGCAAAGGCTATAGAAACGTATCCGGACGTTGAAAAGATAAGATATGTGAGTAGTTTAAACGATGTGAGAAACTACCTTCTAGACCTTATAGACTCCACAAAAGAGACGATAGGTCCTGATTCTAGGGCAAGGATGATAAGACTTCAGGCCCGTCCTCAGAAAGAAGCCTACATTTTTCACGATCTTTCTAACCTCATAATCGAGCCCATGACCATCGTTGCCGTACCAAAGACGAAACCTTTGATACTCACCCACAACCCAGCCCTTCTCGAGCAACTACAGTGGTCAGAAGATTTGGTTGAAAAAATTGAAAACGAGGGGGTATTCCACGCAGGTGGATGGCGGATCTTAAGAAAAGCATCTAATACCTATCAGGGAGGTATCGTCACATACGATTGCATAGGAGTTAAACTCAAAGAAAATCTTACGAAGTGA
- a CDS encoding DUF362 domain-containing protein codes for MERRDFLKVGTVFVLCLTFDTKNLLFAESNIYPDLAVAKGYPPAKLVESAIGALGGIRRFVSRGDVVVVKPNIAWDRTPEMAANTNPEVVAEIVRLCYEAGAKQVKVLDRSVNDPKRCYVQSGIERHALSQGAKIVYPDDRKFRKVEIKGEILKSWELWTEVLEADKIINVPIAKHHSLARLTMGLKNMMGIMGGFRGLIHQRLDDSLADLVAFVRPTLTVLDAIRILVRGGPQGGDLKDVVQTNTVIVGTDPVAVDAYGSTLFGLRPEDIGAVKKAAERGIGRMDIEKMRIKRLSVQ; via the coding sequence GTGGAAAGAAGGGATTTTTTAAAAGTAGGTACAGTTTTCGTCCTTTGTCTTACATTTGACACAAAAAACCTCCTTTTTGCCGAATCAAACATCTATCCTGATTTAGCGGTTGCTAAAGGATATCCGCCTGCCAAGCTTGTTGAATCGGCAATAGGAGCTCTCGGAGGGATAAGAAGGTTCGTATCTAGAGGAGATGTGGTTGTGGTTAAACCGAATATAGCCTGGGATAGAACTCCGGAGATGGCAGCAAACACAAATCCAGAAGTTGTTGCCGAGATTGTAAGGCTGTGCTACGAAGCAGGGGCAAAGCAAGTCAAAGTCCTCGACAGAAGTGTTAACGATCCTAAGCGTTGCTATGTTCAAAGTGGGATAGAAAGACACGCATTATCTCAAGGAGCAAAGATAGTGTACCCCGACGATAGAAAGTTTAGGAAGGTGGAAATCAAAGGAGAAATTTTAAAATCTTGGGAACTTTGGACAGAGGTTTTGGAGGCCGACAAGATAATAAACGTTCCAATAGCAAAGCACCACAGTCTAGCGAGACTTACGATGGGCCTCAAAAATATGATGGGTATAATGGGTGGATTCAGAGGCCTCATTCATCAGAGGCTTGACGATTCATTAGCCGATTTGGTCGCATTTGTTCGTCCAACACTTACCGTTTTAGACGCAATCCGAATCCTTGTTCGGGGTGGTCCGCAAGGAGGGGATTTAAAGGATGTGGTGCAGACTAATACTGTAATAGTCGGAACAGATCCTGTTGCCGTTGATGCTTACGGTTCCACTCTTTTCGGTCTGCGACCGGAAGACATAGGTGCTGTAAAGAAAGCGGCAGAAAGGGGAATTGGCAGGATGGACATAGAGAAAATGAGAATAAAGAGACTTTCCGTTCAGTGA
- a CDS encoding peptidylprolyl isomerase, translating to MKRVLFFVLSVFFTLFPFAFTAGEIIDRIVAVVNDDIITLKEVEQFVHVEKKERFKSVDDYVLGLRLRDKLEILIEGTLIKQQAKKMKIDVSEKEVQAVIENIKRQNLITEDELKEQLRRENITYEDFIKGIKLSLLRNKVLARVITPEINLSEKDLMDYYKNHPEEFTDEEIHIHQIFISGLREDSKERAKRVYESIKEGVPFEELAKTYSDDPSGKYGGDVGFVKKGDLMPELGEALKGLKEGEYTGIVQSRYGFHILKVVERKKGEIEPFENVKDEIRKRLIMRESEKRYKDYIEKLKKNSYIEVKL from the coding sequence ATGAAACGGGTCCTTTTTTTCGTCCTTTCTGTGTTTTTTACCCTTTTTCCTTTCGCTTTTACGGCCGGTGAGATCATAGACAGGATCGTTGCCGTAGTGAACGATGACATAATCACATTAAAAGAGGTGGAGCAGTTCGTACACGTCGAAAAAAAAGAGAGATTTAAGTCAGTTGATGATTACGTTTTAGGTCTTAGACTTCGAGATAAGCTTGAAATCCTCATAGAAGGTACCCTCATCAAACAACAGGCAAAAAAGATGAAGATTGACGTTTCAGAAAAAGAAGTACAAGCGGTAATCGAAAACATAAAGAGGCAGAATTTGATAACAGAAGACGAATTAAAAGAACAGCTAAGGCGTGAAAACATAACCTATGAGGACTTTATAAAAGGTATAAAATTGAGCCTCCTTAGAAATAAGGTTCTCGCTAGGGTCATAACTCCTGAAATTAACCTTTCGGAAAAGGATTTGATGGACTATTACAAAAATCATCCGGAGGAGTTTACAGACGAGGAGATCCACATCCACCAAATCTTTATCTCTGGCCTACGGGAGGATTCGAAGGAGAGAGCAAAAAGAGTTTATGAGTCGATAAAGGAGGGAGTTCCGTTCGAGGAACTTGCGAAAACGTACTCGGACGATCCCTCAGGTAAGTACGGCGGCGACGTTGGGTTTGTAAAAAAGGGAGATCTGATGCCAGAACTCGGTGAAGCTTTGAAAGGATTGAAGGAGGGAGAGTATACGGGGATCGTCCAGTCCCGCTACGGCTTCCACATACTGAAAGTAGTGGAAAGGAAAAAAGGTGAGATAGAACCCTTCGAGAATGTAAAGGATGAAATTAGAAAAAGACTCATAATGAGGGAGTCGGAAAAAAGATACAAGGATTACATAGAGAAACTTAAAAAGAATTCCTACATAGAGGTTAAGCTTTGA